A window of the Sphaerobacter thermophilus DSM 20745 genome harbors these coding sequences:
- a CDS encoding flotillin family protein — MATVAITIAVVAVITVLLIMVVIGTMYRRVSPNRALIVYGAGGTRIVTGGGKLVWPLFQSYQELSLELMSFDVAPSQDLYTSQGVAVNVEAVAQIKVKSDPESIRTAAEQFLTKTQQEREALIRLVMEGHLRGIVGLLTVEQIVKEPEMVAGRVRQTVADDLSKMGLEVVSFTIKKVMDDQDYIANMGRPDVARIKREADIAQAEAERDTAIKRAMAMREAAIAQAQADQERVVAQTASEARQAEAQRDLEIKRAEYEADVRRQRALAEKAYDIAANQAQQQVVAEQVRIEQVQRQEMIKVQELEVQRRERELEATLIKQADAERRRIELLAEAERERRIREATGAAEAIRLEGLAEAEIIRAKGQAEADAMHLRAAAFQEYNQAAVLDKLLTSMPELAQAFAQSLAGVDKVTIVSTGDGHNGISSITGELAKMIAQVPELFETLTGQSVVELLSRLRSIEEANPATFPHNNAPVPANPVDDTEPPAPPTPGGES, encoded by the coding sequence ATGGCAACGGTAGCCATTACCATCGCGGTCGTGGCCGTCATCACCGTCCTGCTCATCATGGTGGTGATCGGCACGATGTACCGGCGTGTCAGCCCGAACCGTGCCCTGATCGTCTACGGTGCAGGCGGTACCCGGATCGTCACCGGCGGCGGCAAGCTCGTCTGGCCCCTGTTCCAGAGCTACCAAGAGCTGTCGCTCGAGTTGATGTCGTTCGACGTCGCGCCCTCCCAGGATCTCTACACCTCGCAGGGTGTGGCGGTGAACGTCGAAGCGGTGGCGCAGATCAAGGTCAAGTCCGACCCCGAGAGCATCCGCACCGCCGCCGAGCAGTTCCTGACCAAGACGCAGCAGGAGCGCGAGGCGCTGATCCGGCTGGTGATGGAGGGACACCTGCGCGGCATCGTCGGCCTGCTCACGGTTGAGCAGATCGTGAAGGAGCCGGAGATGGTCGCCGGTCGGGTGCGGCAGACCGTTGCCGACGACCTGAGCAAGATGGGTCTGGAGGTCGTCTCCTTCACCATCAAGAAGGTGATGGACGACCAGGACTACATCGCCAACATGGGTCGGCCCGACGTGGCCCGCATCAAGCGCGAGGCGGACATCGCCCAGGCTGAGGCGGAGCGCGACACCGCCATCAAGCGAGCGATGGCCATGCGCGAGGCCGCCATTGCCCAGGCCCAGGCCGATCAGGAGCGAGTCGTGGCGCAGACGGCCTCCGAGGCGCGTCAGGCCGAAGCCCAGCGCGACCTGGAGATCAAGCGGGCCGAGTACGAGGCCGACGTCCGGCGCCAGCGGGCGCTTGCCGAGAAGGCGTACGACATCGCGGCCAACCAGGCGCAGCAGCAGGTCGTCGCCGAGCAGGTCCGGATCGAACAGGTTCAGCGGCAGGAGATGATCAAGGTCCAGGAGCTGGAGGTTCAGCGGCGCGAGCGCGAGCTGGAGGCGACGCTGATCAAGCAGGCTGATGCCGAGCGGCGCCGCATCGAGCTGCTGGCCGAGGCGGAGCGGGAGCGCCGCATTCGCGAAGCGACCGGTGCCGCCGAGGCGATCCGGCTGGAAGGGCTCGCCGAGGCCGAGATCATCCGCGCCAAGGGGCAGGCCGAGGCGGACGCGATGCACCTGCGCGCCGCCGCGTTCCAGGAGTACAATCAGGCCGCGGTGCTCGACAAGCTCCTCACCAGCATGCCGGAGCTGGCGCAGGCCTTTGCTCAGTCGCTGGCCGGGGTCGACAAGGTCACAATCGTCTCGACTGGCGACGGCCACAACGGGATCAGCTCCATCACCGGCGAGCTGGCCAAGATGATCGCCCAGGTGCCGGAGCTGTTCGAGACGCTGACCGGGCAGAGCGTCGTCGAGTTGCTGTCGCGGCTGCGCAGCATCGAGGAGGCCAACCCGGCCACGTTCCCGCACAACAACGCTCCCGTACCGGCCAACCCCGTGGACGACACCGAGCCGCCCGCGCCCCCGACGCCCGGTGGCGAGTCGTAG
- a CDS encoding glycoside hydrolase family 76 protein: MTHVDTPSALDRAVACYTAMQRHFYDARRKLYREPGGGPGGFAFLWPFSQALAATVDLVALPLVRDRYLPDLADRLDGLERYWNPDSRPPAYDSGVRSWRAGGGDQFYDDNEWVGLALARAYQLTWDAAAIQRAWDVFEFVISGWDDDSSHASPGGVRWTRAEWNQDRNTVSTAPGALLALRLHEIHGEETYLDWARRMYEWVHSTLRSPEGLYWDHIDPAGKIEETYWSYNQGTMIGAGVLLHRATGEARYLEEAQETAAAALEYYARDDRLDAQRPAFNAIFFENLLLLDAVAADPRYRRTLRDYAERTWANQRDRETTLFTFDPGRPPELLHQAAMVRLFALLASD, encoded by the coding sequence ATGACACATGTCGATACCCCTTCCGCCCTCGATCGGGCAGTGGCCTGCTACACGGCGATGCAGCGCCACTTCTACGATGCACGCCGCAAGCTGTACCGCGAGCCGGGGGGCGGACCCGGTGGGTTTGCCTTCCTCTGGCCGTTCTCCCAGGCCCTGGCCGCCACCGTCGATCTCGTCGCTCTGCCCCTGGTGCGCGACCGCTACCTGCCTGATCTGGCCGACCGGCTCGACGGGCTGGAGCGCTACTGGAACCCCGACTCGCGCCCGCCCGCCTACGACTCGGGCGTCCGCTCCTGGCGCGCGGGCGGTGGGGATCAGTTCTACGACGACAACGAGTGGGTGGGGCTGGCGCTCGCCCGCGCCTATCAACTCACCTGGGATGCCGCGGCGATCCAGCGCGCCTGGGACGTGTTCGAGTTCGTCATCTCCGGGTGGGACGACGATTCCAGCCACGCATCCCCCGGCGGCGTGCGCTGGACGCGCGCAGAGTGGAACCAGGACCGGAACACCGTCTCCACCGCGCCGGGCGCGCTGCTTGCACTCCGGCTCCACGAGATCCACGGTGAGGAGACGTACCTGGACTGGGCCCGGCGCATGTACGAGTGGGTGCACTCCACCCTCCGCTCCCCGGAGGGGCTCTACTGGGACCACATCGACCCGGCGGGGAAGATCGAGGAGACGTACTGGAGCTACAACCAAGGCACGATGATCGGCGCCGGGGTGTTGCTCCACCGCGCGACCGGGGAGGCGCGCTACCTGGAGGAGGCGCAGGAGACCGCTGCCGCGGCGCTCGAGTACTACGCGCGCGACGACCGGCTGGATGCCCAGCGGCCTGCCTTCAACGCCATCTTCTTTGAGAACCTGCTGCTCCTCGACGCGGTAGCGGCGGACCCGCGCTACCGGCGCACCTTGCGGGACTACGCCGAGCGGACGTGGGCGAACCAGCGCGACAGGGAGACCACCCTGTTCACCTTCGACCCCGGCCGACCGCCGGAACTCCTGCACCAGGCCGCCATGGTGCGCTTGTTCGCCCTGCTGGCGTCGGACTGA
- a CDS encoding E3 ubiquitin ligase family protein, whose protein sequence is MGTSGVLLIIGLVAAGIGAVLLFIGRRIQAKTDLLAKVPTVDASEVASLIPGEMIEVKGVIRCDTPLTAELAQRACVYYSSRVVREYEYRRRNAKGETVRSRRSETVAHNEQFTPFYVEDSSGRVLVDPEGAEVDAQKLVDRFERNPGALGPTISLGGISLNLGGDDGTIGYRYQEHVLPVDIPVYVLGVVQEGGTIGRPPAALKGRRFIISYRAEEALRESWGKKARWLGISAVALFALAVILFVVAVGMLVA, encoded by the coding sequence ATGGGGACGTCGGGGGTACTGCTGATCATCGGGCTGGTGGCGGCGGGTATCGGCGCGGTGCTCCTCTTCATCGGTCGGCGCATTCAGGCGAAGACCGACCTGCTGGCCAAGGTGCCGACCGTCGACGCAAGCGAGGTCGCCAGCCTGATCCCAGGCGAGATGATCGAGGTCAAGGGCGTGATCCGCTGCGACACGCCGCTGACCGCTGAACTGGCGCAGCGCGCCTGCGTCTACTACTCATCGCGGGTCGTGCGGGAGTACGAGTACCGCCGGCGAAACGCCAAGGGTGAAACGGTGAGGAGCCGTCGCTCTGAGACCGTTGCGCACAACGAGCAGTTCACCCCCTTCTACGTCGAGGACTCCTCCGGACGCGTGCTGGTCGATCCTGAGGGCGCAGAGGTGGACGCCCAGAAGCTCGTGGATCGCTTCGAGCGGAACCCCGGCGCACTGGGACCCACGATTTCCTTAGGCGGCATCTCGCTGAACCTCGGGGGCGACGACGGGACCATCGGCTACCGTTATCAGGAGCACGTGCTGCCGGTCGACATCCCCGTCTACGTGCTGGGCGTCGTCCAGGAGGGGGGCACGATCGGCCGACCGCCAGCGGCGTTGAAGGGCCGGCGCTTCATCATCAGCTACCGAGCCGAGGAGGCGCTACGGGAGTCGTGGGGCAAGAAGGCGCGCTGGCTGGGGATCAGCGCCGTCGCGCTGTTCGCCCTCGCGGTGATCCTGTTCGTCGTGGCCGTGGGCATGCTCGTCGCGTAG